One genomic window of Phycisphaerales bacterium includes the following:
- a CDS encoding EfeM/EfeO family lipoprotein, with amino-acid sequence MERREFMMAGVAAAAGATLASRGLAASATSARATLRPTPEHEKAVAEGIAYFQKRCQDQMPLVRELAAAVASGDLQRAKRAYVESRPPYEEIEVLAASFEESDSDIDARPYAFERGETDPEFRGFHKVEALIFAYEDLAAAKPFADRLVLSIERLDRELGELDRFSVEGQFGGMYMLTNEVAAKKVSSEEETWSDQSLLIFRHNWIGVYSQFKPFASILAEANQSRVDAVDQAYRAAMATLEGHFREGSAAGTPYSRIGIAERRTMADASNRFRDAIAGAAAAIGVDVPA; translated from the coding sequence ATGGAACGCCGTGAATTCATGATGGCTGGCGTCGCCGCGGCCGCGGGCGCCACCCTGGCTAGCCGAGGCCTGGCCGCGTCAGCGACTTCCGCACGCGCAACCCTGCGGCCGACGCCCGAGCACGAAAAGGCGGTCGCCGAGGGCATCGCCTACTTCCAAAAACGGTGTCAAGACCAAATGCCCCTGGTACGGGAGCTCGCGGCCGCTGTCGCCAGCGGCGACCTGCAGCGTGCGAAGCGGGCCTACGTCGAGTCGCGCCCGCCCTACGAGGAGATCGAGGTGCTCGCCGCGTCATTCGAGGAGAGTGACTCGGACATCGACGCGCGGCCGTACGCGTTCGAGCGCGGCGAGACCGATCCCGAGTTTCGCGGATTCCACAAGGTCGAGGCGCTGATCTTCGCGTACGAAGACCTCGCCGCTGCCAAGCCGTTTGCCGATCGCCTCGTCCTCAGTATCGAGCGCCTGGATCGAGAGCTGGGCGAGCTCGACCGATTCAGCGTCGAGGGTCAGTTCGGTGGCATGTACATGCTGACTAATGAGGTCGCCGCAAAGAAGGTCTCCAGCGAGGAAGAGACCTGGTCCGACCAGAGCCTGCTCATCTTCCGGCACAATTGGATTGGCGTGTACAGCCAGTTCAAGCCGTTCGCGAGCATCCTGGCCGAAGCGAACCAGTCACGCGTTGACGCTGTCGACCAGGCCTACCGCGCCGCGATGGCGACGCTCGAAGGCCACTTCCGTGAGGGCTCGGCCGCCGGCACGCCCTACAGCCGGATCGGCATCGCCGAGCGACGCACGATGGCCGATGCGAGCAATCGGTTCCGCGACGCCATCGCCGGCGCCGCCGCTGCGATCGGCGTCGACGTCCCGGCATGA